A part of Prolixibacteraceae bacterium genomic DNA contains:
- the ribD gene encoding bifunctional diaminohydroxyphosphoribosylaminopyrimidine deaminase/5-amino-6-(5-phosphoribosylamino)uracil reductase RibD: protein MNYPFDVASKYMMRAIEIARLGMSRVAPNPMVGAVVVHQDKIIGEGFHQVYGGPHAEVNAIAAVKNRELLSDSTIYVTLEPCAHYGKTPPCAELIIKSQMPRVVVGIKDPFAKVKGRGIQMMKEAGVEVIESFLEDRCYELNRRFFTFHQYKRPYIILKWAQTLDGYMDIDRTQENYGQPTWITNELSKVAVHKTRIDEDAIMVGTQTAVKDNPSLTVREWTKGRDPLRVLLDLNARVPKEQKLFDGSIPTVIYTFVETPPVNNTEFVVLDKDLPLWSQLLEDLHRRDIQSLIVEGGPATLKSLIDQELWDEARVFLGHGFFQSGVKAPGFPGKMISRDYLDNSSLIVFRREEIKPL from the coding sequence ATGAACTACCCTTTTGATGTTGCATCCAAATATATGATGCGTGCCATAGAGATTGCCCGTCTTGGAATGAGCCGTGTTGCTCCAAACCCAATGGTCGGAGCTGTTGTTGTTCATCAAGACAAAATAATTGGTGAAGGGTTCCATCAAGTGTATGGAGGTCCTCACGCTGAGGTTAATGCTATTGCTGCCGTAAAAAATAGAGAACTGCTTAGTGATTCTACTATATATGTGACATTAGAACCATGCGCTCATTATGGTAAAACACCTCCTTGTGCCGAACTCATTATCAAATCTCAAATGCCAAGAGTGGTGGTGGGCATTAAAGATCCTTTTGCCAAAGTAAAGGGCAGAGGGATACAGATGATGAAAGAGGCTGGAGTGGAAGTCATTGAATCTTTCTTGGAAGATCGATGTTATGAACTCAACCGTCGTTTCTTTACATTCCATCAATACAAACGCCCTTATATTATTCTAAAATGGGCACAAACTCTTGATGGTTACATGGATATCGACCGCACACAGGAGAACTATGGTCAACCAACATGGATAACCAATGAGCTTTCGAAGGTCGCCGTACATAAAACTCGAATTGATGAAGATGCCATTATGGTTGGAACACAAACGGCTGTAAAAGACAATCCATCATTGACGGTAAGAGAGTGGACTAAAGGACGCGATCCATTAAGGGTTTTGTTAGATTTAAATGCACGTGTCCCTAAAGAACAAAAACTGTTCGATGGCTCGATACCTACAGTGATATACACTTTCGTTGAAACACCACCTGTAAATAATACAGAGTTTGTTGTGTTAGATAAAGACCTGCCTTTGTGGTCTCAACTTCTAGAAGACCTACACCGTAGAGATATACAGTCCCTAATTGTGGAAGGTGGGCCTGCAACCCTAAAGTCTTTAATTGATCAAGAACTATGGGATGAAGCTAGAGTATTCCTAGGACACGGATTCTTCCAATCAGGTGTCAAAGCCCCTGGATTTCCTGGTAAAATGATTAGTCGTGATTATCTTGATAACTCTAGTTTAATTGTATTCCGTAGAGAAGAGATAAAACCATTATAA
- a CDS encoding polyprenol monophosphomannose synthase, protein MIRYVMNLDHDFHILVIDDGSPDGTGDIVETLSREFQDRVFIEHRSGKQGLGTAYIHGFRWALAHEYEFIYEMDADFSHNPDDLIRLRQKCVDGADLAIGSRYISGINVINWPLGRVLMSYGASMYVRLATRMQVMDATAGFKCYRRGVLEKIPLDKIKMKGYGFQIELKFTSWKYGFEVQEVPIIFTDRQEGTSKMSGGIFSEAFFGVIKMKFNSFFRNYK, encoded by the coding sequence ATGATTCGTTATGTGATGAACTTAGATCATGACTTTCATATTTTGGTTATCGACGATGGTTCTCCAGACGGGACTGGAGACATTGTAGAGACCTTATCTCGTGAGTTTCAGGACCGCGTATTTATCGAACACCGATCAGGGAAACAAGGTCTAGGCACTGCATATATTCACGGTTTTAGATGGGCATTGGCTCATGAGTATGAATTTATATACGAGATGGATGCAGATTTCTCACACAATCCAGATGATCTGATTCGCCTACGCCAAAAGTGTGTAGATGGAGCGGATCTAGCTATTGGATCACGCTATATCTCTGGAATCAATGTTATCAATTGGCCATTGGGCAGGGTACTGATGTCCTATGGAGCATCCATGTATGTTCGTTTGGCAACAAGAATGCAAGTGATGGATGCCACCGCAGGTTTCAAGTGTTATCGCCGAGGTGTTTTAGAGAAGATACCACTTGATAAGATCAAAATGAAAGGCTATGGATTTCAGATTGAGTTGAAGTTCACATCATGGAAATATGGCTTTGAGGTTCAGGAAGTACCGATTATCTTCACCGACCGACAAGAGGGGACATCAAAGATGAGTGGAGGTATTTTTAGTGAAGCTTTTTTTGGTGTGATAAAGATGAAGTTTAATAGTTTTTTTCGAAACTATAAGTAA